The nucleotide sequence GTGGTTTTTCACTTTTAAGGTTGAAATGCGAGGTATCTGATTAAAGAATGAATGAATCAAAACTATCATATCACACCGTTAAATGATAATGTAATCACATTTTGTGTATATCATTACAACACATTGCTTCATCAAATATGtacatatagataataaataaaatgaaaatgttatgtataaatataagaaacattattatttgtcattataatgatatatttatttatttactttttcaaatattgatattgccaatagaaagtaaaagaaaacaaaaatattcaagaGCACacttgaaaagtcataacttggaATAAATGAGGTCACAATAGAAGTTTTTTCCTCCTATTTTAttgcataaaaatatttattggatATAATTACTGAAAATATAAAGTTTTAAAGTCATAACATAATTACCgaatgggaaacaaaaaaaaagaaaaagattcataatatAAATGCATATTTATATGTCTAATTTATATACAGGTTAAACATCTCTATAACGACATTTCATTATAATGAGCTGATTTTCTCCAATATCGATTTTCCACAAGGAAAGCTAAGGGACAAGGGATTTTTTTGAATCTCGCcaccaaaaaattatactatatgtATAAgattaaaattaggaaaaaaatattcgAAATATATCTAAGTGTTGACGAAATTTGTTGTATCACGCCTCAATTTTGTGGGGATTTTATGACCCACTCGACTATTTATTACCGTATTTCTGTGGCATATATTTGTCCAGCTGGACCACTGCGTGAATACATGCGCACTGACGCGTAAGAGTCTGAAGTGGTCCAGCTGAGCAAATATATATCACAGAAATACGATAATAAATAGTTGAGGAGGGATTATAAGACCCCTACAAAGTTGAGAAGGACCCCACGAAGTTGAggcgtgttacaacaaatttcgtcAGTATTTAGTTTGAGCAAATTATACTTATAAGAAGTCCTCACATGATCATGTGGTAGTAGTTAGCAAGTCCATGACATGATCATGTGTACAATTGTTTGTGCAAATTTAGTTTAAGATAGTCTTATTTAAAGACATGTGAttggttttttctttatttggggGCTCGATTTAGAGGGGTAAAAAGATAATCGAGGTAATTTTTTAAAGTCACTTGATATTTTTAGGATTGAAAAATtagttttagaattttcttttttaattcattaaacaTAGTCTGTCACGAAATAAttagtaaagttgttgtcatgtgaccagaaaGTCATGAATTCAAGCCGTGGAAATAACCTCTTGCAGGAATGTAAGACGAAGTTGAGTACAGTTTCTCCGGATCTCGATAGCGAAAGCTTTAGTCCACCGAACGATCCTTTTCATAAGTCTGTTATGAAAATGGtatacccctacccccacccccaccccccacaccCCCCAAAAAAAAGGAACAGCCTGGAATGACAAAAATATAGGACCATGTTCCACAATATTACTATCAATCATCTAACAATAATGTCTGCCTAAAGTACTCTTCCCACCcttgttttggatcatttttaaATAACTGTAGTGTCCGAggcttaactttttttttttttataatcgtgATGTTCGAGTCAGTTTTTATACACCTCAACTATATCTACAGGATACTTGTCAACTCCCAATGGGAAGAACCACCTTGTGTTTTTTTATGTCTGCTGGAATTTGAACCTGAGGCCTAAGATTTTCAGCACATTTCATTGACCACGAGACCACACTCGTGAGCGTTGTCCGAGCTAATCTTTACATTAAGCTTTTGCATAGATTGCATAGCTAATGTTTACAACATATATCCCGGCAGTTTGgagtttaattataaaaaatcacgacattttgcataattactgaaaattccgcttttgggtctgtcgagatacataattagctctagatacattcaacgaagatacattttttcctttataaaaatacaaaattagctctcgatttttttttctaattttgggtttgtcgagatacataattagctcctaatacatccaacgaagatacataatcagttggaatttttataattactttgtaacGACGGAGATTTCAAATTTttgtaaatataataagttaaggtgtatgtgtacgttatttttccttttaaattttgTACTCAAATATATGATGATTTGATCTATAAAAACAACATATATCCAGTAAATTCTCATAGTCGAGTTTGAAGAAGGTGATAGGTACGCAGATCTTATCCTATCCCTGTGAGGTCGAGCGATTGTTTCTGATATATCAAGTATGCAATTAAAACTTTAGGTACCACCTATGCAATTTTTGGAGAGATGGGTCCCACCCATAAGTGTCATTATTTGGACCTTTATCATTAAAGTAAGATATATTCATACATGTTTTACTTGAGATCTAAATGAGTTGAAATTTATAAGAAAGACAATATGGTGTATTTTGTGAAATGATGAGATAATGCGAAGCGATGCGAGCCCCTCTCATTGTGCTGTGTGTGGCTGGTGTGAGCGTATCATTTTGATTGTATATTTAGGAtcgattttaaattaaaaaaagagtcaCTTCGCATTGATTTTATCTTTAatgtcaattaaaaaaaaaaaaagactaccGCGGTGACTACTGCAATTTTCTAAGATTAACTTTGAAGTCCACTGCTGCGACTTCTTCTCCTTCACTGTGCAACTACCACAACTGCGACTTCTCCTTCACTGTGCAACTACCACTACTGCGACTTCTTCTTCACTGCTTCACTTCAACGAAGCGCTCACATCGCTTCACGCTTCGCATAATGCAAAGCCttgtcgttttttttttttcgcGTCATGCTTCCTTGAACACTGCATCTCCTATTTGATATCTACTGGCTCGACTAGTCAGTACTCATGCGGCACATGGCTAGCTTAGCTAACCCTAGTCCCTATCACAAATAGTTCCACTATCAATGTTTAAACCCGAGATCTCTGACTAAAAATGAAAGAACGTTATCTGGTATCCTATATCCTAAAAAAAAGGACAActcgatgcactaaagctactgctatgcgcggtgtccgagGAAGGaccccaccataagggtgtattatacgtagccttaccttgcatttctgccagaggctatttccaaggcttgaaaatgTGACCTCCTGGTATCCTATATCTCTTGATGGTAAATAAGATCTTACTAATTGTGCTCAAAGAAAAATGTTTTTAACACTCATACATGGTCTAGTGTATAACTTCCGAGTTCAGCCGACCTCAATAGCTTTGACAATAATAGATTCCGAACTCATAAAGTTCAAATCCTGAATTTAGTTCTGTTAAAGCTTGCCCCCAGACAAAAATGAGTTCTAGTTTTGTCTTTTATTGACATGATGAAAAAATAATTGAACTCATCCTCACATGCTTGGAAGTTGAATTAACAGGCAAAATGAGCCCATGGAACTGACACAAAATGGCCTGCTGGAGCCCAAAGAAAACACATCCAAACAGCTGCTCCAATAATAGAATTTCAATATTGAATTGAAAAAACAATGTCATGAGTATTGAACCAGAGGTCTTGGGTTCAAACCCTAGAAATCAAGTCGCCTTCGGAATGAAGCTGTTTAGTCCCCTTGGACTTCTCAAGGCAAATCCATATTAGTTGGACTTCCTGACGCAAATCCAGATTAGTAAGCCCCAATGCGACCAAAACACCAATAAaaaagggcagcctggtgcactaaagctaccgctatgcgctgtccggggaagggccccaccacaagggtgtactgtccgcaaccttaccttgcatttttgccagTTTCAAAGCTTGAACcggtgacctcctggtcacatgccAGCAACTTTTACGTGATGTAGTTTGGTTTAATCCATAAATCATCTCTAGGAGTCTTTTATCATTAGAAGTTGATAATGTTAGGTTTGATTTGCTGCAGTTGAGCTAAGGTTCTTTCGGAAACtgcctctctacctccacgaggcaGGGTTAAAGTTTGCGTGCACTCTACCCTCCTCGGACCCTATTGTGGGATTACACTgtgtatgttgttattgttgtaaatTGGTAATGTTAGGTTTCAATGACCAGTAAACAATAAAAGGATTCTTACTCAACATGCTTTAGCATGTGCTGCTTCTGTTCCATCTTTTTCCTGTACTTGATAACAATCAATGTCAACAAGGCCAACTTTTGtgtacctcgactaattccacgggataacTATCACCTCCCACCAACATGTATCAGGTAACTCTGTAGACCAAAGCtaggacagatgggaagaaatcacctagtatttttttGTCTCGATTtcgctatgcgcggtgttcggggaagggccccaccacaagggtgtattgtccgcaaccttaccttgcatttctgccagttccaaagcttgaacccgtgacctcctggtcacatgacaacaactttacctgATGTATTTTGGTTTAATCCACAAAACATCTCTAGTAGTCTTATCATTAGAAGTTGATAATGTTAGGTTTGATTTGCTGCAGTTGAGCTAAGGTTCtttcggaaacagtctctctacctccacgagaaGGTCCTTTAAACTTTTGTTCCCCATATCATTATTTGACAAATACAGCATTGAAGCATGATGGGGACACTATTAGCTTCTCCCTTCCTAACCACAACTGACTTCTAACAACAACATTTGGGGCACTAAGAAATTGACAACCAAACATGAGAAGTGCAGGATGTCCACTAGCGACCACCGACGTTAGGTGATTTCGACAGAGAGAGTCAGGAAGTAGCAGGTACCTAGTGGAATAGTTGAAGTGCACGTGAGCTGACCCGAACACGGGACACCAACATTATTAGAGAGTGGAGAAGTTttgggagaggtgattagacaagacTTGGCGCAGTATCAGCTTACCCATAACCTTAGATAGGAAGTTTTGGTGGACATGGATTAGGGTAGTAAGTTAGTAGGTAGTCGTGACTCGTGTGTTGTCTTGTTATTCGTTCATACTAGTATTCATCTTATAGTTCATTGTTCTTCGTTTTCTACTATTATCTGCTGCTTCTTGTATTATTGTAGTATTTTGCTTTGTTCTGCTTTCACTTTCGTCACTTCTTTTTCTGGATTGCTTTGGATTGTTTTTCCTCGAACCGAGGGAACGGCCTCACTACCtctaaggtaggggtaaggtctgcgtacgctctaccctccccaaaACCAACCTTGAGGACTACAATGCAGTCAAAAAAATTGACATTGTTTCAACAAGACTACCTAATGAGACTCACTTCATAAAGGGCAGCCCATTGCACTAAGCTCCCGCAATGCACGGGGTCCGGGGAAGGGCTGTACCACAAGGGTCTACTGTACGCGAACTTACCCTGCATTTCTACAAGAGACAGTTTCCACGCCTCGAACCCGTAACCTCCAGGTCAATTGACACTTGCTTCTTTTTCACATTCATCAACGTAGAGGCTTACGTACACTAAAGCTTCAATCCTTGTTCTGGTTACCCATGCCTAAATCTAAACATCCCATAAGCAGAAGACCGCATACATCTATATCGCATCTTAATCATATCCTGAACAGCTGAACTCTACGACACAGTGACATAATTTTCTTTGTGATTAAAATCCATAATTCGGAGAAGATCAGGTCAGTCAAAGGTGCACCTCTCCGGTGGATAACTCCTTTCTTACTGACTGTAGAAGCTCGAAGCTCAAATATCGATTAAAAAAGACATTTGAGTCCCATTCAGCATAAATCAAATTCTCCATGATATAAACTCGAGAAATTTAATATGGCAGACAAGCTGATAAAACAATCAAGAAGTCTCCTTCAATTGACATGTGTTCGAAAGAAATCTGTTCCACGTTTAAAGGAAAAACAAGCGAAGTTTACAACAGCAAAATACTCGttaatttatatttagcatgAAAGCTGGTACCTCATTGCCATGCTAACTCCAAAACTTCCACCAGTTGTAGATCTCTCAGCCATTATCTGGTCTTAGTAGACGGAAATTGCTGAGTTAATCAGAATCGTCGAAGAGTTCTCCTTCATCAGATGGCTCATCAAAGGAACGCATGTCAAGCTGGTAGCGAAGGATTCCCCCAATGCCACCAAATCCTCGGCAGAACTGTGACCCCTCTTGAGACCTGTTCGTGACAAACTCAAGTGAACAACCGAACGTCTTGTATTCATTGGCGAACCATTCTAGCAGGGGCATTTTGTCCTGAACCTCCAATTCAGCCGATGTTGCAGCATCCTTGAAGTTACTATTATCAGCCTCTTGTTCCTTGTTTAGGTGCTTAATGACAATCTCATTAGTCACACTGTTTTTCAGTACGTAACGGCTTATATCAAGATTTTCCCACACAACTAGAGTTTCAACAGCTCCCATCTCCAAAGCTTTTATTGTGTCATCAACGCCGAATACATACTTGCCAGTATCTTGACTGATTTCCTCAAAGAATTTCCCTATCAAGCGCTTTTCTTGTATAAACTTCACATTAGCGAGGATCTCAGCAGACAGCTCGATTGCCTGATTGAAGCCATTTTCCCCACCATAGGACACATCAACCACATTAAGTATCTTTGCTTGTAGACGCGGATCAAACATATCAGATTGGCTCAGCTCCGTCTTGAAATCAGCTGATCCAGCAAGTATTAGTCCAGATACGTTTGGTTGGCTAGTAGCCGGGTTAATGAAGAATTGGGTAGCAAGTTCGGCTGTCTTCCTCACATAATTATGACGTTTCTCCATTCGAAGACGAGCGAATCGAAGAGCTGATTGACCTCCTCTTCCATGCTTCTTTGGGAGATCAACAGTGAACTTATGAAGAACTTCTCGAGTGTTGCCACTCAAGGTCCCAAAAAGGGTCCCGTTACCATCCATGACAATGAAACCAAACTTCTCATCAGATTCCAACAATTCTCCAAGAGGCTCGGTATGAAACTTGTTGTCACATAAGTATAGCGACGCATTTATGGGTTTAAAAGGCGTAAGATCAAAGGTAACCTTCTTTTCCTTTCCATCATCCGTCACTATAGTTCCGGTATAAA is from Capsicum annuum cultivar UCD-10X-F1 chromosome 5, UCD10Xv1.1, whole genome shotgun sequence and encodes:
- the LOC107871367 gene encoding eukaryotic peptide chain release factor subunit 1-3, with amino-acid sequence MADGQENDKNIEIWKMKKLIKALESARGNGTSMISLIIPPGDQISRITKMLAEEYGTASNIKSRVNRQSVLGAITSAQQRLKLYNKVPPNGLLLYTGTIVTDDGKEKKVTFDLTPFKPINASLYLCDNKFHTEPLGELLESDEKFGFIVMDGNGTLFGTLSGNTREVLHKFTVDLPKKHGRGGQSALRFARLRMEKRHNYVRKTAELATQFFINPATSQPNVSGLILAGSADFKTELSQSDMFDPRLQAKILNVVDVSYGGENGFNQAIELSAEILANVKFIQEKRLIGKFFEEISQDTGKYVFGVDDTIKALEMGAVETLVVWENLDISRYVLKNSVTNEIVIKHLNKEQEADNSNFKDAATSAELEVQDKMPLLEWFANEYKTFGCSLEFVTNRSQEGSQFCRGFGGIGGILRYQLDMRSFDEPSDEGELFDDSD